ATTTCAGCCATCGAAATTGCATCCATCGCCCATCTTGGCCAGGCCAAAGGCCGAAGGGCCGCCAGAATCATCTGGCGCAAGGAAAGAAACCTGAGAAAAACGTTTCTCGAAATGAATGAAAAAGCCAAAAAAATGGATGCGTTAAACAAGCATCTGCAGTCGGTGGGCGCGGTCACGGAAGACCAGCTGAACATGGCGCCGGTGATTGAACCCAATGGGGTGTTCGCGTTTATGGACATGGTGTCTTCCAGCCGGATGCGTAATTGTCTGTCTCCTCGAGAATTTTTCCTGGTACTCAACCTGTGCCATGAAATTACGGCAAACACAGCTGCGGCATACGGGTGCCGGGTGGATAATTTTATCGGGGATGCGGTGTTTCTGGAAAGTATCCCGTTGTTCGATCCGCCGGATCGGGGCGTTCCCTCCAGTCTGTCGGAACGGGTCATGATCATGACCCTGGTCCTCACGACCGTGCTCACCCAGATCCGGGCCTTGACTCAAGGCTTGCACCCCATGGATCCGGATAAAACGGTGGCCGATCTGGTGAATACCCACGGCATCTCCATTGCATTCCGGGCCGGCATGTCCTTTGGATCCGCCCTGGTAGGTCCTTTGGGCAGCCGGGACCGGCAGATTGTCACCGGCATCGGCAAACCGGTCAACATTGCCTCCCGCCTGGAAAGTTCAGGTCAACAAAACGGGATTCACATCGAGAAAAACCTGCTGGAGATCCTTGAAAATGCTATTGTGGGTCCAGGCACTCCCGTATTGTGGCAACTGGCGGCATCCGATGCCGGTTCCCCGCCTCAACCCAATACCCCGTTCCTTGAATTTCTCACGGACCGCTTCCGCCTGGCACAGCCTGTGATTCGAAAAATGCCCCTGATTTCATACAAAGACTTTCTCAGTGACGACACCTACCTGATCTGCTGTGATCCGGCCGATGATGATCCGAATATGGAAAAAAATGATGTCTGTGCCGGTATTTAAACATCATGTGTCATTATTTTTTGGTTAAAAATTTTTTGAATGGTCGGCCAAAGCGGCCATGAGGGTCTGGGTGTGAGAACCGGGCCTGCCGTTTCCAATGGGGGTGTCATCGATGAGGACCACCGGCACCACGCCTTTGTTGGTGCCGGTGATGAACACCTCGTCCGCAGTGAGCAGTTTTTCCAAGGGGATGGGGGATTCCGACACCTTAAACCGGTCTGCCGCTAAAGACAGGATCACTTTCCGGGTAATACCTTTAAGGATACCGTCCGTCGGCGGGGTGACCAGGGTATCGCCGAAAAACGCAAACAGATTACTGGTGGTGCATTCCTGGGCATTCCGGTTTTTGTCTATGTAAATCACTTCCATGGCTCCGGCGGCTTTGGCCCGGGTCATTGCCATGGTGGCCGGGAGATAGGCTGTGACCTTGGCACCGGCCAAAGGCCGTTCCTGGACCAGGGTGATCACTTTGACCCCCTGGGTGTACCACGTTTCCGGCAGTTTATTGATGGGGGTGACCATAATGATGAGCCGGGGACGGCCGGTGGGTGTCAGAAAATCGGGGCTGGAGCCGCCGGTGATGACAATGCGGATGTTGGCTTCATCCAGGCCTGGATTTTTTTCCAGGGTTTGAAACACGATCTGTTTGATATTTTTGGCGGTCCAGGGCAGATTCAGTCCGATTTTTATTCCGGAATCCATGAGCCGGTCAATATGCGCATCCACAAAAAAGGGCCTGCCGTGAA
Above is a window of Desulfotignum balticum DSM 7044 DNA encoding:
- a CDS encoding aminotransferase class IV, which translates into the protein MTVYYVDGAFVPAHEAMIPVDDLAILRGIGICDIMRTFHGRPFFVDAHIDRLMDSGIKIGLNLPWTAKNIKQIVFQTLEKNPGLDEANIRIVITGGSSPDFLTPTGRPRLIIMVTPINKLPETWYTQGVKVITLVQERPLAGAKVTAYLPATMAMTRAKAAGAMEVIYIDKNRNAQECTTSNLFAFFGDTLVTPPTDGILKGITRKVILSLAADRFKVSESPIPLEKLLTADEVFITGTNKGVVPVVLIDDTPIGNGRPGSHTQTLMAALADHSKNF
- a CDS encoding adenylate/guanylate cyclase domain-containing protein, whose product is MIFSQIPDIQRFERLAFRKKNVLGLLLTFSRRLFNARQAGLLYGTNHTGERFLPPRQWDRGVVHQITGQGLSGFGLKWVGPTLLRWFNISPIWLYKRDVQGRRVPTDGVIANVIRKHSEYYASGIKMLFTDHIPRKKMTDHPFREHMTVTAYDGQRFEVLQDMQVNMNIIHWFKPDNFISVYIPDYGAIVLNTVEPQLFEKTGDDPVSYPQELKNRLGQLISAIEIASIAHLGQAKGRRAARIIWRKERNLRKTFLEMNEKAKKMDALNKHLQSVGAVTEDQLNMAPVIEPNGVFAFMDMVSSSRMRNCLSPREFFLVLNLCHEITANTAAAYGCRVDNFIGDAVFLESIPLFDPPDRGVPSSLSERVMIMTLVLTTVLTQIRALTQGLHPMDPDKTVADLVNTHGISIAFRAGMSFGSALVGPLGSRDRQIVTGIGKPVNIASRLESSGQQNGIHIEKNLLEILENAIVGPGTPVLWQLAASDAGSPPQPNTPFLEFLTDRFRLAQPVIRKMPLISYKDFLSDDTYLICCDPADDDPNMEKNDVCAGI